The sequence AATATCCTCAATTTTAGGCATTTCTTCTAACGAAATTACTCTACCTTCATCTTCAAAGCTATCAATCTGATCAAAGTTGAGATAGCGATATAGATCGTTTTCAAAAGGTGCAATTTTCTCTTTGACAACTGTCATGTATTCTTCCACGGTAGGAATCTTACCCAACAAGGCACAGACAGCAGCTAATTCCGCCGAACCTAGGTAAACCTGCGCGCCTTTACCCATGCGGTTATTGAAGTTGCGGGTAGAAGTAGAAAAGACAGTAGCATTATCTTCCACACGGGCTTGATTACCCATGCAAAGAGAACAGCCAGGCATTTCGGTACGTGCGCCAGCAGCAGCAAACACTCCGTAGATACCTTCCTCGCGCAGTTGCTTTTCATCCATGCGAGTAGGGGGACAAATCCATAAGCGTCCCTTAACTACCCCTGCACCCTCAAGGATTTTGGCAGCAGCGCGATAATGTCCGATGTTGGTCATGCAAGAACCAATAAATACTTCGTCTACTTTATCTCCTGCACATTCTGACATTAGCTTAACGTTATCAGGATCGTTGGGTGCAGCGACGATAGGTTCTTTTATTTCACTGAGGTTGACTTCAATAATATCAGCATATTCTGCATCCTTGTCGGCAGACATTAACTCGGGATTGGCAAGCCACTGTTCCATTCTAGCTACGCGACGCATTAGAGTACGGGCATCTTGATAGCCACGGGCAACCATGTTTTTCAGCAGTGCCACGTTAGAACGTAAATATTCGGCGACAGTGTTTTCACTAAGTTTGATCGTACTACCAGAACACGAACGTTCGGCGGTAGCATCCGTCAGCTCAAAAGCTTGTTCTACCTTGAGATTAGGTAAGCCTTCCATTTCCATAACTCGCCCGTTAAAGACATTTTGCTTGTTTTCTTTAGAAACAGTTAGTTTGCCCTCTTGAATAGCTACCCAAGGAATAGCGTTAACGATATCTCTTAAAGTTATTCCTGGCTGTAATTCTCCTGTAAAGCGAACTAAAACAGATTCAGGCATATCTAGAGGCATTACACCCAAGGCAGAGGCAAAAGCAACCAAACCTGAACCAGCAGGAAAGGATATACCTAAGGGAAAACGAGTATGAGAGTCTCCGCCAGTACCAACCGTATCGGGTAATAGCATTCTATTTAACCAAGAGTGGATAATACCATCTCCAGGACGCAACGCTACTCCACCACGAGTCGAGAAAAAATCAGGTAAATCTTTATGAGTTTGAATGTCTACAGGTTTAGGATAGGCTGCGGTATGACAGAAGGTTTGCAAAGTTAGGTCGGCATTAAAACCAAGACAAGCCAACTCTTTTAATTCATCCCGTGTCATCGGTCCTGTAGTATCTTGAGAACCAACGGTAGTCATAATCGGTTCGCAGGATGTATTAGGACGAACCCCTGCCAAACCACAGGCTTTACCAACCATTTTTTGCGCCAAAGTAAAACCTTTGCCTGTATCTTCTGGCATAGAGGGGCGAGTAAAGACTTCAGACGTATCTAGTCCTAATGCTTCTCTGGTTTTATCAGTTAATGCACGACCAATAAGTAAAGGAATTCTACCTCCTGCCCGTACTTCATCGATGATCGTATCTGGTTTGAGAGTAAAGCTAGAAATAACTTCGCCAGCTTCGTTAGTAATTTCGCCTTTATAGGGATAGATCGTAATTACATCGCCCGTATTCATTTGGACAACATCACATTCGATGGGTAATGCACCAGAATCTTCGGCGGTATTAAAAAAGATCGGCGCAATTTTGTTACCCAGAATATAGCCTCCAGCTTTCTTGTTGGGAACAAAAGGAATTTCATTGCCAATGTGCCACAATACAGAGTTAATCGCTGATTTACGAGAAGATCCTGTCCCAACCACATCACCTACATAGGCAATAGGATGTCCTTTTTCTTTTAACTTCGCAATGGTGTCTAATCCATCGGGCATCTTTGACTCTAGCATTGCTAAAGCATGGAGAGGAATGTCTGGGCGAGTTGTCGCATGGGGTGCAGGAGATAGGTCATCGGTGTTGGTTTCTCCTGGTACTTTAAAGACGTTAACGGTAACGGCTTCAGCCGGCTTAGGGCGATGGGTAAACCATTCTGCATTTGCCCAAGAATGAATTACCTGTTTGGCATATAAATTGCTTTTAGATAATTCCAAGACATCATTAAACTCATCAAATACTAACAGAGTTTTACTTAATGCCTTAGTTGCTTCAGTGGCGATCGCACTATCATCAGACTTTAATAAATTAACCAAAGACTTAACATTGTACCCTCCAACCATCGTACCAAGTAAGCGTACTGCTTCGGTGGTAGAAATTACAGGACACTCAATCTCACCCTTAGCTACGCCAGTTAAGAAACCAGCCTTAACATAGGCTGCATCGTCTACCCCAGGTGGAACTCTATCTCTTAATAATTCTAGTAGTTCTTTTTGTTCTGCTTGGGGAGGATTTTTTAATATTTCACATAGTTCTGAAGTTTGCTGTGCTGTTAAGGGTAACGCAGGAATACCCATAGCTGCTCTTTCGGCTGCGTGTTTTTTATATGCTTTTAACATTTAGTAGTTCTCCTCTTTCTATATGTATATTTATTACAGAATATCTATTGTCTCATCTCTCATCGATCCTAATAATTCCAGGTTGATTGAAGTAATTTTTCAAGAAACAAAATGACTTAGATGTGAATACAATTATTCTATTGCTTCCAGTTTTGTGTAGTGTATCGAGATTGTCAGACTGTAGCGGCGAGGTTAAGCAATCTTGCTCAAAAGGATGCTGATTAGACAATAGGCGGAGTTTTAATATTTAAAGGAGGCTGATCAAACGCGATCGCAGCATTCTCGGCACGGTTTAATAACCATTCTGGTATTTGAACCCAGACAATAAAGGCCTTAGTCCCACACATAGCAAGTATTTTACTTGTTTTATGATGACCGTTGTTCCAGCGAAGATAAATATTTTTTGCTTGTCCAATATATAAAACATTGTTGTTAGCATCGACAACTTTATAAATGCCGCTAATTTTTGGTAAGCTATGAAGCTCAGTAATTGGTATCATGGCTACAGCTCTTCTAGATGAATATCTGCCAACTGAGTTTCCAACTGAATACGCTCCCAATCAACTTCTATTTTAGCATCGTTTAAACCTGCCATACGACCGACGGTTAATAAAGAGTTTTTCAGCATTTTTTCTGATGCTTCTAAATTTTGAAGAGAAATATCTAAATTTTTTTCTTTTAGTAACTTTGTTTGGTTAAAAATCTCAATCCAGCATGATTTATATCGCAGATCTTTTCCCTTCGTTAAGTCCGAACGTTTTTTCTTTAGTTGTTTAGTATTTTTGGTATGAGTAAGATCATAAACTACTTGCTTTATTTTAAATAATTTCATCATTTATCTTGCACAACTTTGGCGTATCGAATCGCTTTTTTGACTATTTTAAGAATTTCTGATTGTTCTAAATTTAAAATATCTCTGCCTTTTTCAACAGCTTTATTAACTGAACGAGTGTCGTAAATAGCATTTATCTTGGCAATTACCTCTAAAGATACTTCCTCTTCCAGTAATTTCTTAACTAGTTCTCGCTGTACTCGATAAGTATCGTTCCAAGTTTGTAGAGATCTTTGACTGCTTTCTAAATTGCCAATTCTTTTAATTTGCTCAGACCAATTATCGAGGAGTTTTACTAATTCTAAAGCGGTTTTTACTTTTGCTTTATTAAAAATTTGCTTAAGAGCATTACCTTTTTTGTGGCTATCTTCAATAACTTTAATATGTTCTTCTTGATACTTTGCTAAAACTTGTTCTGCTGCGCCAACTGCTGCTTTTTTTTGTTGATAACTTTTAACATAACCTTGTTGTTCACGAATTTCGTTCAATACCTCATCATAATTAGTCATGTTGTGACGATAATGATTAAAAAGCTGCCTACCATTCGCTTTGTCATAATCAATTATTTTTCCGTGTTCATTTTTTATTTGATAAAAATTTTCAAGGTTGCGTAATTCTATTTTTTCGCGCGGATTAATATCTTCATTAATACTCATAATATAAAAGTTTTTTTGCTTGTAGACAAATATAATATTATATATTACATAAAATAGCAATCGCAATCACAATCAAACAATTGATTGTCTAGCAACAATGGAAGCAGTGATTTTATTATTCCAAAAAGATTAATTCAGAATGGATGTATTTATCTTTCCCATTGCCAGTCTTTTGCAAGCTATAATCCAAGAAGCTCATGCTGAGAATCAAGGCCGACACGAAGAAAAGATGTCGCAAATCAACTTAATTGCTAATTCTGAATTAAGAGATAGTTATGTACAGCAGCTTATTTTAGATAAGTTTTTAGCCCCTGTTGAAGATGCACAACATCAAATAAAAAATACTGCTAAACACGCTCAATATATGGCTGAGTCAGTTAATTATTATTACCGAGATCATTATTTATCAAAAGAGCAAGCAAAAGATGTTTGTCAACGGTTTCGTTTCTTAGCAGTCAAAATTGCCGAAGTTGATTCTTTATATGAGTTGAAATTAATATATCAGGCAATTACTTTGTTTGCGCATCGAATGTGTGAATTTAAGCATAATGACCGTAAATATTCTATAGAACAAGCTGTCAGGAAAAATATTTTAGATAGACTGAGTACTTGTATTGCTGTAGAAAATAATTTTCAATGCAGATTATCTTTGATGAGCAATAATAGTAAGGGTACGAAGAATAATAATTAAAAAAGTTTGATGTCAGCCTGATGATTCTTATTTTATTTTGATGAGAGTAATTAAAAATAATTTAAGATATTGCGATCGCCTTGGCAAATCCCTGCACTTCTACGCTCATAAAACATACAATTATAATATTAACAACAATTATCTAGGTAATATTTGATGATTACCTCTCCTCAAAATTCGTATTTGACAATCAAAGAATATCTTCAGTTAGAAACAGATAGCGATATCAAACATGAGTATATTGATGGTGAAGTTTATGCAATGGCTGGTGCTACCGATACCCATGTCACTATTGCAGGAAATATCTTTGCCCTACTACTTTCTCACTTAAGAGGTTCTGGGTGTCGGGTGTATATTTGCGATATGAAAGTCACGATTGAAGCCAAGAATTACTTTTACTATCCTGACATATTAGTGATTTACGAAGAGAAGGACAAGGAAAACAGTACGTTTAAAAAGTTTCCCAGTTTAATTATTGAAGTGTTATCTGACTTCACTGAAGCTTTTGACCGTGGTGATAAGTGTGCTGACTATAAGTCTTTGCCAAGCCTACAAGAATACGTGCTGGTTAATCCAAAAAAAGCAAGAATTGAGTGCTTTCGGGGCACAGAACGCGGTTTATGGTTGTTACAATTTTATGAATTAAAAAATGAGCAATTTGAATTAGCTAGCGTTGATTTCGCAGAAAAGATTAGTGATGTATACGAAAAAGTGGTTTTTAGTGAACAATCTGGTTCTAAGAAACAGCAAAATTTTATTTGAATAAAAAGAGTTCTTGAGAATATCGCTTTATCAAACCTTTCCAAGATCGAGGCGATCGCAATTTACTAATTTAGTTATATATAATTGACATAGTATCATTATTACAACTATTGTGTATTTAATGATATGGCACAAATCATTAAACTTGTTGCTCAAATTCGCAATAATCCTCAAGATGTGAGGTTCAATGATTTGGCAAAAGTCTGTACTCATTATTTTGTTGAACCGAGACAACAAGGAACAAGTCACTTTGTTTATAAAACTCCTTGGCAAGGTGATCCTCGTGTAAACATTCAAAATAAAAAAGGAAAGCCAAACCGTATCAGGTTAAGCAAATGCTAGCTGCAATTAAAAAGCTGGAGAGTAACAGTAATGATTAACTTTGAACACTATACTTATAGAGTCATTTGGTCAGCAGAAGACGAAGAGTTTGTAGGATTATGTGCAGAATTTCCGAGTCTTTCATACTTAGATGAAACACATTTAAAAGCATTGATAGGTATCACCAATCTAATTAAAGATATAGTTGATGACATGGAAGCTAACGGAGAAAAAGTTCCTATACCTATCTCGGAAAAAAAATACAGTGGAGTGTTTCAAGTTCGGATTCCTCCAGAACGCCATCGTATGTTAACAATTGAAGCTGCCGAGCAAAATGTTAGCCTGAATCGTTTGGTAAGCGATAAACTAGCTGGTTAGTTGCAAAATGTGACTAAGCTATGCCAGGAAAACGGCGATATTTGAGTAAGTAACCCAAGAGCATCAGCAAGATAATTATCGCTGTACCGATGCCAATAGGACTAGGTAGCCAAAAGATAGCATGGATATGATTAACTTCGCCTGGATGGAGTTGCCAAACTAGACCTTTTGTTAAAGTATTATTTATTGGTTGAAGATTTTCTGAATTAGAGATACTGCGAGCAATCCAAGGAGTAGTTAACTGAAACTTTAAGTTAGCTATCGAATCTGGATCGATGATAATTTTATCTTGTTGACTCAGAATTTTTAATGCTCTTAGGTCAATCGCCAGATCTAAGCTGTTTCTTTCAACAAAGATTAGGTTGCTTTGATGGATCGATACCTGGGAATTAAGCTTAATCAAATCGACTCGATCTTTGGGAATAGTCGCATTAGGAACAATGCTAGTTTGAAAAAGCTGATTAAACTTTTGGGCTAATTCTGCACCATTACCGAAGGGAATAATTAATAAGAGTTCTTGAGAATTAAGTTTTTTAACGTTGCCATCAAGTTGGCGCGATCGCTTTTGCAAACTATCCAACCATTTTTTCGTATCCGATGGCGCAAGATTACTCAGTTTTTCACTAACTTTTACGTGCTGAGTAATCTCTCCACTATAGGGAGTCGCAAAATTAATTCCTACCTGATAATCAACGCAGCCAGTTAACAAGACTGTTAAACATAAAATGACAGGCAATAAAAATCTCACAACGCTAATATTTTTCATGATTAACTACCCATCGCATAGAGTTTCTTAAGTTTGCCGAGATGTATTTTATTCTGACTTCTGACTTCATTACTGTCTTGCTGCTACACCTAATTGAGCAAAAACAATATGAGGAACATAGGCACTGCTACCAACCCATTCAGGGCGATCGCTTAGATCGATTATCTGGCTGAAGGCTTCAAAAATGTTTCCTGCCACCATTGTATCTTTTACTCTGCCGACAATTTTTCCCTGCTCAACTTTGTAACCTAAATCTATATTGACGGAAAATTCACCTGCTAAAACATTAGATTGTCCCGCACCCAAAACCTGATCGACAATAATGCCTTCTTCCATGCCAGCAATCAAATCATCAACGGTAGTTGTACCAGGGCTAATGCAGACATTGGCTAAACTGGGGCTAGGACGCGAAATACCGCCTCGAAAACCATTGCCACTAGATTCTACTCCATGGCGAGCTGCCCAGCGTCTATCCCAGTAAAATTGCTTGACCACGCCTTGCTCGATCAAATACTTCTTGCTGGTGGGTACTCCCTCATCATCAAAATCACAGGCAGAAACTCCAATAGTAGGATCTTCATAGACATTAATTTGTCGATCAACTATTTTTTCGCCTAATTTATCGGTTAAGGGAGAGGCTTTTTGCACCACAGATTGACCAGAAAAAATTGTGCCAAACATTCTGCCCATAGTGCTGCTGACTGCACTAGGAGTAAACAACACGGGATATGTCCCGCTGGTAATACTTGCTTTAGCTTCAGCACGTTGATATTTAACAATTAACTTGTTTAAAATTGCTTGATAGTCTGGTTGGCGATCGCGAGTTACTTCATAAGCATAAGCCTGTAAAAAATCTTCGCCCCGCACCAAATTACCTGATAAAACCGCACTAAGACTTTGGCTATTCTGTTCGGTGTAAACGTTAGTTGTCGTTGCTAGCTTTACCTGACTAGAACGGCTATGAAAGCTAACGTCTACTAAAATATCAGGATTATATTGATGAACTTTGCTAATTAAGTCTTCTCCTACCCCGACTAATTTTTCGGTATTAGGAGGCTGGTAATCGCTTTTTGGCTCAACTGAATTAACATCTTGAGTAAAGTCAAACTCTACAGGATCGCCAATTTCGGCAGTAGACACGGCTGCATCAACCAAATCTGACAAACGAGTTAAATCTGTAGAACTAGCAAATCCCAACTTGCGATCGGCAATTACTCTTAAAGCAATACCTTCTGAAGCTTTAGTTTCTAATGACTTTAAACGGTTATTACCAAACTCAATTGGCGTATCCTGGCTGGCAACGTAATACACTTCTGCTTCGATACCTTTTTTATTTGCCAGGTCAATTACCTGTTCGACTATCCGATCCTTCAATGCTCTTGCTCCTTTTTTGATGACGTTGCTAATTTTAAAGTGCTGCTAAAAGCTATTAGCTATTAACTTTTAGCTTTTATTACTGGGGATGGGAGAAGTGTTTAAATTGTTTCTTGCCTTCTTGCCTTCTCTGCACCCTACAAGCTTACTTACTCCTCTTCCCAATCAGCATTTTGGGCTTCACTGCCACCGCCAACGGTAACGAGGTCGATTTGCTGACGATAGTAATCAACGCTTTTGACCTCTACTTCTACGCGATCGCCTAAACGATAGGCAGTACGATTTTTTCTGCCTACCAGACAGCTATTACGAGAACGATATTCATACCAGTCATCTTTAAGAGAACTAACGTGAACCAAACCTTCTACCAATAAATCCTCTATTTCCACGAAGAAACCATAAGACTGTACTCCCGTAAT is a genomic window of Coleofasciculaceae cyanobacterium containing:
- the acnB gene encoding bifunctional aconitate hydratase 2/2-methylisocitrate dehydratase, with the translated sequence MLKAYKKHAAERAAMGIPALPLTAQQTSELCEILKNPPQAEQKELLELLRDRVPPGVDDAAYVKAGFLTGVAKGEIECPVISTTEAVRLLGTMVGGYNVKSLVNLLKSDDSAIATEATKALSKTLLVFDEFNDVLELSKSNLYAKQVIHSWANAEWFTHRPKPAEAVTVNVFKVPGETNTDDLSPAPHATTRPDIPLHALAMLESKMPDGLDTIAKLKEKGHPIAYVGDVVGTGSSRKSAINSVLWHIGNEIPFVPNKKAGGYILGNKIAPIFFNTAEDSGALPIECDVVQMNTGDVITIYPYKGEITNEAGEVISSFTLKPDTIIDEVRAGGRIPLLIGRALTDKTREALGLDTSEVFTRPSMPEDTGKGFTLAQKMVGKACGLAGVRPNTSCEPIMTTVGSQDTTGPMTRDELKELACLGFNADLTLQTFCHTAAYPKPVDIQTHKDLPDFFSTRGGVALRPGDGIIHSWLNRMLLPDTVGTGGDSHTRFPLGISFPAGSGLVAFASALGVMPLDMPESVLVRFTGELQPGITLRDIVNAIPWVAIQEGKLTVSKENKQNVFNGRVMEMEGLPNLKVEQAFELTDATAERSCSGSTIKLSENTVAEYLRSNVALLKNMVARGYQDARTLMRRVARMEQWLANPELMSADKDAEYADIIEVNLSEIKEPIVAAPNDPDNVKLMSECAGDKVDEVFIGSCMTNIGHYRAAAKILEGAGVVKGRLWICPPTRMDEKQLREEGIYGVFAAAGARTEMPGCSLCMGNQARVEDNATVFSTSTRNFNNRMGKGAQVYLGSAELAAVCALLGKIPTVEEYMTVVKEKIAPFENDLYRYLNFDQIDSFEDEGRVISLEEMPKIEDILGMPV
- a CDS encoding GIY-YIG nuclease family protein, producing the protein MIPITELHSLPKISGIYKVVDANNNVLYIGQAKNIYLRWNNGHHKTSKILAMCGTKAFIVWVQIPEWLLNRAENAAIAFDQPPLNIKTPPIV
- a CDS encoding Uma2 family endonuclease; this encodes MITSPQNSYLTIKEYLQLETDSDIKHEYIDGEVYAMAGATDTHVTIAGNIFALLLSHLRGSGCRVYICDMKVTIEAKNYFYYPDILVIYEEKDKENSTFKKFPSLIIEVLSDFTEAFDRGDKCADYKSLPSLQEYVLVNPKKARIECFRGTERGLWLLQFYELKNEQFELASVDFAEKISDVYEKVVFSEQSGSKKQQNFI
- a CDS encoding toxin-antitoxin system HicB family antitoxin, coding for MINFEHYTYRVIWSAEDEEFVGLCAEFPSLSYLDETHLKALIGITNLIKDIVDDMEANGEKVPIPISEKKYSGVFQVRIPPERHRMLTIEAAEQNVSLNRLVSDKLAG
- a CDS encoding DUF3153 domain-containing protein, giving the protein MKNISVVRFLLPVILCLTVLLTGCVDYQVGINFATPYSGEITQHVKVSEKLSNLAPSDTKKWLDSLQKRSRQLDGNVKKLNSQELLLIIPFGNGAELAQKFNQLFQTSIVPNATIPKDRVDLIKLNSQVSIHQSNLIFVERNSLDLAIDLRALKILSQQDKIIIDPDSIANLKFQLTTPWIARSISNSENLQPINNTLTKGLVWQLHPGEVNHIHAIFWLPSPIGIGTAIIILLMLLGYLLKYRRFPGIA
- a CDS encoding TldD/PmbA family protein, whose amino-acid sequence is MKDRIVEQVIDLANKKGIEAEVYYVASQDTPIEFGNNRLKSLETKASEGIALRVIADRKLGFASSTDLTRLSDLVDAAVSTAEIGDPVEFDFTQDVNSVEPKSDYQPPNTEKLVGVGEDLISKVHQYNPDILVDVSFHSRSSQVKLATTTNVYTEQNSQSLSAVLSGNLVRGEDFLQAYAYEVTRDRQPDYQAILNKLIVKYQRAEAKASITSGTYPVLFTPSAVSSTMGRMFGTIFSGQSVVQKASPLTDKLGEKIVDRQINVYEDPTIGVSACDFDDEGVPTSKKYLIEQGVVKQFYWDRRWAARHGVESSGNGFRGGISRPSPSLANVCISPGTTTVDDLIAGMEEGIIVDQVLGAGQSNVLAGEFSVNIDLGYKVEQGKIVGRVKDTMVAGNIFEAFSQIIDLSDRPEWVGSSAYVPHIVFAQLGVAARQ